A stretch of the Candidatus Baltobacteraceae bacterium genome encodes the following:
- a CDS encoding sigma-70 family RNA polymerase sigma factor, whose translation MRPVLDDEALAAAFAAKERWAFDEAYARFGKLLYSTAYHVLGNAEDAQDCVHDALARVWRSPDSYMRSRGAVRSFLTVCVRNEAITRLRSKARRRKLEERVAAEPQEHDELNVADVIEHDRLRAAMRALPPEQRRPLELAYYEHKTHVEIARELSEPLGTVKSRIALGLRKLGAALGASE comes from the coding sequence ATGCGTCCCGTCCTCGACGACGAGGCGCTCGCGGCGGCATTCGCGGCCAAAGAGCGCTGGGCATTCGATGAAGCGTACGCGCGCTTCGGCAAATTGCTGTACTCGACCGCCTACCACGTGCTCGGAAATGCCGAGGACGCGCAGGATTGCGTTCACGACGCCTTGGCCCGCGTGTGGCGTTCACCCGACTCGTACATGCGCTCGCGCGGCGCCGTTCGCAGCTTTCTGACCGTGTGCGTGCGCAACGAGGCGATTACGCGGTTGCGTTCCAAAGCGCGCCGCCGCAAGCTCGAAGAGCGCGTCGCAGCCGAACCGCAAGAACACGACGAGTTGAACGTGGCCGACGTGATCGAGCACGATCGCCTGCGCGCCGCAATGCGGGCGCTACCGCCCGAGCAGCGCCGGCCGCTCGAACTTGCGTACTACGAGCACAAGACACACGTTGAGATCGCACGCGAGCTGAGCGAACCGCTGGGCACGGTCAAAAGCCGCATCGCGCTCGGCCTGCGCAAGCTGGGCGCGGCGCTCGGAGCAAGCGAATGA